A single genomic interval of Brevibacillus brevis harbors:
- a CDS encoding AraC family transcriptional regulator, with amino-acid sequence MNVDDHIFLWNQASVRLHDVRHIVMRAGEQLRSYQLPASAFLFSVRGSGLIRLDGNVHTIKNCYMAHAGKGTYVDIEEIKDELEYYLILYKAHLPLPCRQELLRLLEKTQPFHIQYGFTPMHPVNVFVAISRMKQAWNQNGNLDKLRAKALLYQLVCELMAQMQSQGIGVTVPNLVVQAVRYIEEHYAENFTLDDLSSLLNCSSRSLQRTFKAQLAVGPIDYLIQVRIQKAQELLRQTNLGLKEIAESVGYSDSYYFSRIFKKYTGFSPSMYKENPLTSEMRRQSPSLLSRYSIAGQKLWKYNDHIENENHSHSRDGGAVPMYKSTKAMLALNLMLSLTLLLGACSGGGTNTSNSGSTATGASNQVATQSNTTQSGANQEVKKSETRTIKHMKGELTLDFKPVRIAVLDTQYADQMIALGELPAGNVITTGDGTKFPEYLMDKLRDVHVLGTKDEPNSEAVVAMEPDLIICTEFQDKIYDNLSKIAPTIMFDRNEDWRDTLITFGKILEKEQEAEQIVKDYQEKTSKLKAELATKLKGESVALIRPRDNAIRLHTVEHRTAAILYTDLGLTPPKSAMDKSDTATMISLEVLPEVNADHLFVVTDKANQALTDEYKNSSIWKGLKAAKENKVYEVNTTVWIAYYGPIAINNIVDEIAEALL; translated from the coding sequence ATGAACGTGGATGATCATATTTTTCTATGGAATCAGGCAAGTGTACGATTACATGATGTACGGCATATCGTCATGCGAGCCGGAGAACAACTGCGATCCTATCAATTGCCGGCTAGTGCCTTTCTATTTTCGGTGAGAGGCAGTGGCCTGATTCGTCTTGACGGGAATGTGCATACGATCAAGAATTGCTATATGGCCCATGCTGGCAAAGGTACATACGTGGATATCGAGGAAATAAAGGATGAGCTGGAATACTATCTGATTTTGTACAAAGCACATTTGCCGTTGCCTTGTCGGCAGGAGTTGTTACGTTTACTGGAGAAAACACAACCTTTTCACATCCAATACGGCTTTACCCCCATGCATCCGGTAAATGTATTTGTCGCAATATCACGTATGAAGCAAGCATGGAATCAGAACGGCAACCTGGACAAGCTGCGAGCCAAGGCTCTGCTGTATCAACTCGTATGTGAGCTAATGGCACAGATGCAGTCACAAGGAATCGGGGTAACGGTACCGAATTTGGTGGTTCAGGCCGTCAGATATATCGAGGAGCATTACGCAGAGAATTTTACTCTCGATGATCTTTCTTCGCTCTTAAACTGTAGCTCCCGATCGCTGCAACGCACCTTTAAAGCCCAGCTAGCAGTCGGCCCTATCGACTATCTGATTCAGGTGCGCATTCAAAAAGCACAGGAACTGCTGCGTCAAACGAATTTGGGATTAAAAGAGATAGCGGAATCAGTAGGTTATTCAGACAGCTATTATTTCAGTCGTATCTTTAAAAAATATACAGGCTTCTCTCCTTCAATGTATAAGGAAAATCCGCTGACATCGGAAATGCGTCGCCAAAGTCCATCACTCTTGTCGCGATATTCCATTGCTGGTCAAAAGCTGTGGAAATATAATGATCACATTGAAAATGAAAATCACTCGCATTCAAGAGATGGAGGAGCCGTACCGATGTATAAGAGTACAAAAGCGATGCTGGCGCTGAACCTGATGCTGAGCCTTACCTTGCTGTTGGGAGCTTGCTCAGGCGGCGGTACGAACACGAGCAATTCTGGGAGCACTGCAACAGGCGCTTCGAATCAGGTAGCGACGCAGTCGAATACCACGCAATCCGGCGCGAATCAAGAAGTGAAGAAAAGCGAGACGCGTACAATCAAGCACATGAAAGGCGAGCTGACGCTTGATTTTAAACCAGTCAGAATTGCTGTACTGGATACGCAATACGCAGATCAAATGATTGCTCTGGGCGAACTACCAGCAGGTAATGTCATTACAACGGGTGACGGTACGAAGTTTCCAGAGTATCTCATGGACAAGCTGAGAGATGTTCATGTACTTGGAACAAAGGACGAGCCAAATTCAGAAGCAGTCGTGGCTATGGAACCTGACTTGATTATTTGCACGGAATTCCAGGACAAAATCTACGACAACTTATCTAAAATCGCTCCAACCATCATGTTTGATCGAAACGAAGACTGGCGTGATACGCTGATTACGTTCGGAAAAATTCTCGAAAAAGAACAAGAAGCTGAGCAGATCGTAAAGGACTACCAAGAAAAAACGAGCAAATTGAAAGCAGAGCTTGCAACCAAGCTCAAGGGTGAGTCCGTCGCACTTATTCGTCCTCGTGACAATGCTATTCGACTGCACACAGTTGAACACCGAACGGCTGCTATCTTATATACCGATTTGGGACTGACTCCTCCCAAGTCAGCGATGGATAAATCCGATACAGCTACGATGATTTCTCTGGAAGTGCTGCCAGAGGTAAATGCCGATCACTTATTTGTCGTAACGGACAAAGCGAATCAAGCATTAACAGACGAGTACAAAAACAGCTCCATTTGGAAAGGGCTAAAAGCAGCCAAGGAAAATAAGGTGTACGAGGTAAACACAACCGTGTGGATCGCCTATTATGGCCCGATTGCCATCAACAATATCGTCGATGAAATTGCAGAGGCACTTCTATAA
- the bioC gene encoding malonyl-ACP O-methyltransferase BioC, protein MQKRAISSRFSEKAASYEKYALVQKKMADHLSQMVTEMTNENEVRNILEIGCGTGGLTRVIRSHFSDAHYEAVEIASGMLEQAKSNLEQHGLICSFYQADAEEWVWEQQAKSKDLVVSGACFQWFAKPAHTLKGLGRILKPGAPLVFSTFGPDTFWELHDSFANAHAILGEKGVRHGLEFLSARDWDELLEHAGFTDVEVMRKYERLTYPGVRDFLHAVKAVGASASMEQGSGLGHRKLLAEMIRYYEQTYKRETGIPVTYEVIYVRAVSSR, encoded by the coding sequence TTGCAGAAGAGGGCAATCAGCAGCCGTTTTAGTGAGAAGGCTGCTTCATACGAAAAATACGCACTCGTGCAAAAGAAGATGGCTGATCATTTGAGTCAAATGGTTACAGAAATGACGAACGAGAACGAGGTGCGAAACATCCTGGAGATTGGCTGTGGGACAGGGGGATTAACCCGCGTCATTCGCAGCCATTTTTCTGATGCCCATTACGAGGCGGTAGAGATTGCGTCAGGTATGCTGGAGCAGGCGAAGAGCAATCTGGAGCAGCATGGCCTAATTTGTTCATTTTATCAAGCCGATGCCGAAGAATGGGTTTGGGAACAACAGGCGAAGTCAAAGGATTTGGTGGTTTCAGGAGCGTGTTTTCAGTGGTTTGCCAAGCCAGCGCATACGCTAAAAGGATTGGGAAGAATCCTGAAGCCCGGAGCACCTTTGGTTTTTTCAACATTTGGACCCGATACGTTTTGGGAGCTACATGATTCGTTTGCGAATGCTCATGCGATTTTGGGGGAAAAGGGAGTACGTCATGGCTTGGAGTTTCTCTCAGCACGTGATTGGGACGAGCTATTGGAACACGCAGGGTTTACGGATGTAGAGGTGATGAGGAAATATGAACGGCTCACTTACCCGGGTGTACGCGATTTCTTGCATGCCGTGAAAGCCGTGGGCGCCAGTGCAAGTATGGAGCAAGGGAGCGGTCTGGGACACAGAAAACTCCTTGCAGAAATGATTCGTTATTATGAGCAGACGTATAAAAGAGAAACGGGCATCCCTGTCACCTACGAAGTTATTTACGTTCGCGCGGTTTCATCGAGGTAG
- a CDS encoding alpha/beta fold hydrolase, whose product MRKVMLWLTGWGMPDCSWDAVRSQFPSYQHIIPTYSDVTDSLQFYERVQEEVRSLSTQELIVVGWSMGGMLAIRLAAQHPVSGLVLIGTTARFISEQHDLRRGWHPAVLQRMKRQLSVARERVMDAFVQQMLTPGEREKTGLHMGVDNQKWSTAALIAGLTYLEEEDCRPFLSSLTTPTLVIHGMEDAICSLAAGEELASSLAGADFVPIPECGHAPHVFVPEVVGDSLKRMVEQLAEEGNQQPF is encoded by the coding sequence GTGAGAAAAGTGATGCTGTGGCTAACCGGATGGGGAATGCCAGATTGCAGTTGGGATGCTGTTCGCTCACAATTTCCTTCCTATCAGCACATCATTCCTACTTATTCGGACGTCACGGACTCCTTGCAATTTTACGAGAGAGTACAAGAGGAAGTCCGCTCTCTGTCAACGCAGGAGCTGATTGTAGTGGGGTGGTCTATGGGAGGGATGCTCGCAATACGCCTTGCTGCCCAGCACCCGGTTTCAGGACTTGTTTTGATCGGCACGACAGCACGCTTTATCAGTGAACAGCATGACCTTCGCAGAGGGTGGCATCCTGCTGTTTTGCAAAGGATGAAAAGGCAGCTTTCCGTCGCACGCGAGCGAGTGATGGACGCATTTGTTCAACAGATGCTAACACCAGGAGAGCGTGAGAAAACAGGTTTGCACATGGGGGTGGATAACCAGAAGTGGAGTACAGCAGCGTTGATTGCGGGCTTGACCTATTTAGAAGAAGAGGATTGCCGCCCGTTCCTGTCTTCGCTGACTACTCCTACTCTCGTCATTCATGGAATGGAGGATGCTATCTGTTCGCTCGCAGCCGGAGAGGAACTGGCGAGTAGCCTTGCAGGTGCCGATTTTGTGCCAATTCCTGAGTGTGGTCATGCCCCGCATGTATTTGTTCCGGAGGTTGTAGGAGATTCGCTAAAGAGGATGGTGGAGCAGCTTGCAGAAGAGGGCAATCAGCAGCCGTTTTAG
- the bioF gene encoding 8-amino-7-oxononanoate synthase, which produces MNKRYTWLEEEYDSLRKQSLAREWNTVESASDRAGTWIQVEGKSLLNLSSNNYLALAHDQRIVEAGKKAAEEWGAGGTASRLVHGNYALYDELEQQLAAWKEREGALVFANGYQANTGVIAALIGRGDAVFSDRLNHASIVDGIVLSRAEHFRYRHNDMEHLEFLLRKHQDARRKWIVTDSIFSMDGDKAPLLDLVQLRDRYDAMLMVDEAHAGGVRGEEGQGLCHELGIARQVDVLMGTFSKAFGVYGAYVCADEIIIRYLMTKARSLVYSTALPPAVIGSNLAALSLVQTESWRRRAVRQNALVFRQLLRSRGFTVDEEDTPIIPLTLGENEWTLQFSKRLRQRGIAAVAIRPPTVPAGTARIRFTVMAAHTREELEWACEQVSEIRDELHKGGTIT; this is translated from the coding sequence ATGAATAAACGCTACACATGGCTGGAAGAAGAATACGATTCATTGCGGAAACAATCGTTGGCAAGAGAATGGAACACCGTAGAGTCAGCCAGTGATCGCGCAGGCACGTGGATTCAAGTCGAAGGGAAATCATTATTAAACCTGTCATCGAACAACTATTTGGCCTTGGCCCATGATCAACGAATCGTGGAAGCTGGCAAGAAGGCGGCAGAGGAGTGGGGGGCGGGAGGAACTGCCTCTCGTCTCGTCCATGGCAACTACGCGTTATACGACGAGCTGGAACAACAATTGGCGGCGTGGAAAGAGAGAGAAGGGGCTCTTGTCTTTGCAAATGGCTACCAGGCAAATACGGGGGTAATTGCAGCACTTATCGGAAGAGGCGACGCTGTTTTTAGTGATCGCTTGAATCACGCCAGCATCGTGGATGGAATCGTGCTCAGTCGGGCGGAGCATTTTCGGTACAGACATAATGACATGGAGCATCTGGAATTTTTGCTGAGAAAGCACCAGGATGCAAGACGGAAGTGGATCGTTACGGACAGCATATTCTCCATGGACGGTGATAAAGCTCCCCTTCTTGACTTAGTACAACTGCGAGATCGTTACGATGCCATGCTGATGGTTGACGAAGCCCATGCAGGGGGAGTGCGTGGTGAAGAAGGGCAGGGCTTGTGCCACGAGCTGGGCATCGCCAGACAAGTCGATGTTTTGATGGGAACCTTCAGCAAGGCATTTGGTGTTTATGGGGCATACGTATGCGCAGATGAGATCATCATTCGTTACTTGATGACAAAAGCGCGTTCGCTGGTGTATTCCACAGCTCTGCCCCCTGCTGTGATTGGCTCGAATCTAGCGGCGTTGTCTTTGGTACAAACAGAGTCTTGGCGAAGAAGAGCAGTGAGGCAGAATGCGCTCGTGTTTCGCCAGTTGCTTCGCTCACGCGGGTTTACCGTAGACGAAGAAGATACGCCAATCATCCCGCTCACGTTAGGGGAGAATGAATGGACTTTGCAATTTAGCAAAAGGCTTCGGCAACGCGGGATTGCAGCAGTGGCGATTCGACCGCCTACCGTGCCAGCAGGAACCGCGCGTATCCGTTTTACGGTGATGGCTGCCCATACGCGCGAAGAGCTGGAGTGGGCTTGCGAGCAAGTGAGCGAAATCAGGGACGAGCTTCATAAAGGAGGGACGATAACGTGA
- the bioB gene encoding biotin synthase BioB produces MKQSTCLDWKEYSHKAITKAEFSQEEAMKVLQAPDDELLLVMNEAFRVRKHFFGKKVKLNMIINAKSGLCPEDCGYCSQSIVSNAPVSKYTMLDKETLLAGAREAMNRKAGTYCIVASGRGPTEKELGQVIEAVKEIRETMPLKICACLGILSDEQATRLKDSGVHRYNHNLNTSRNHYEAITTTHTYDQRVQTVDTVKRAGMSPCAGVIIGMGESDEEIVEMAFALRNLDADSIPINFLNAIPGTPLEDKGRTPAMKALRVLALFRFICPDKEIRVAGGREVNLRTLQPLSLYAANSLFVGDYLTTPGQEITTDHQMIEDLGFEIELCAL; encoded by the coding sequence ATGAAGCAAAGCACCTGTCTGGATTGGAAGGAATACTCTCATAAAGCGATTACCAAAGCAGAGTTTTCACAGGAAGAGGCAATGAAGGTGCTGCAAGCGCCAGATGATGAGCTGCTGCTGGTCATGAACGAAGCTTTTCGCGTCAGAAAGCACTTTTTCGGAAAAAAGGTCAAGCTGAACATGATCATTAACGCCAAAAGCGGCCTTTGCCCCGAGGATTGCGGTTACTGCTCGCAGTCGATTGTTTCGAATGCTCCCGTATCCAAGTACACGATGCTGGACAAGGAGACATTGCTCGCAGGTGCGCGAGAAGCCATGAATCGAAAAGCAGGTACATACTGTATTGTCGCCTCAGGTCGTGGCCCTACGGAAAAAGAGCTGGGTCAGGTCATCGAGGCAGTCAAAGAAATCCGCGAAACGATGCCGCTGAAAATTTGCGCGTGCTTAGGGATACTAAGCGACGAACAAGCAACGCGCCTAAAAGATTCTGGTGTTCACCGCTACAACCATAATCTCAACACGAGTCGCAATCATTACGAAGCGATTACGACAACGCACACGTACGATCAGCGTGTTCAGACAGTTGATACCGTGAAAAGAGCAGGGATGTCGCCCTGCGCAGGCGTGATCATCGGCATGGGGGAGAGCGACGAGGAGATCGTTGAAATGGCATTTGCCTTGCGCAATCTGGACGCAGATTCCATCCCGATCAATTTTTTAAATGCGATTCCCGGAACTCCGTTGGAGGATAAAGGACGCACTCCGGCAATGAAGGCTTTACGTGTTCTTGCCTTGTTCCGATTTATTTGCCCAGATAAAGAAATTCGCGTTGCGGGTGGTCGCGAAGTGAATTTGCGCACCTTGCAGCCCCTTTCCTTGTATGCGGCTAACTCGTTGTTTGTGGGCGACTATTTGACGACGCCCGGGCAGGAAATTACGACAGATCACCAGATGATTGAAGACCTCGGGTTTGAAATCGAACTGTGTGCGCTGTAA
- the bioD gene encoding dethiobiotin synthase — protein MTDRPFSGLFITGTDTGVGKTVVTAGIASVLRETGVDIGVWKPVQSGARANDEGSDAMHLRSWSGVPDACEEIAPLCFEAPLTPFLAAEAEGKSLTMEEVIAGGRPLMERHPALLVEGAGGLIVPLTPTETMADLAARLNLPMLIVARAGLGTINHTLLSVWYARELGIEVVGVILNQSNSAGVTDESVKTNASMIESYGGVPVWGVLPWIDQPLERQQLTQLIKECVDIGQLCQWSHQ, from the coding sequence ATGACTGATCGCCCCTTTTCCGGATTGTTCATCACAGGAACCGATACAGGGGTAGGCAAAACGGTTGTGACTGCCGGAATCGCATCCGTATTGCGTGAGACCGGAGTGGACATAGGAGTTTGGAAGCCAGTCCAGTCAGGAGCACGAGCCAATGACGAGGGCAGTGACGCTATGCACTTGAGATCGTGGAGCGGAGTGCCTGACGCGTGTGAGGAGATAGCCCCGCTCTGTTTTGAGGCACCGCTTACCCCCTTTCTAGCTGCGGAAGCAGAGGGGAAAAGCTTGACCATGGAGGAAGTAATCGCTGGAGGGCGACCCCTGATGGAACGTCATCCGGCACTCCTTGTCGAAGGAGCAGGTGGGCTGATTGTGCCATTGACTCCAACCGAAACGATGGCGGATCTTGCTGCTCGACTGAACCTGCCTATGCTCATCGTGGCGCGGGCTGGTCTCGGCACGATTAACCATACGCTCTTGTCCGTTTGGTATGCACGGGAACTCGGGATCGAGGTTGTAGGTGTCATCCTGAATCAAAGCAACTCAGCCGGCGTCACCGATGAGAGTGTCAAAACAAACGCAAGCATGATTGAGAGCTATGGGGGAGTTCCCGTATGGGGCGTACTTCCATGGATAGACCAACCGTTAGAGCGTCAGCAGTTGACACAGTTGATCAAAGAATGTGTAGACATCGGGCAGTTGTGTCAGTGGAGCCATCAATAA
- the bioA gene encoding adenosylmethionine--8-amino-7-oxononanoate transaminase, translating into MLTKVVIRLLNSYAELSAKNKQYVWHPFTQMKDYVAQEPLIIARGEGIRLFDVNGKAYYDGFSSVWLNVHGHNVPELNQAITEQLDQIAHSTLLGMANIPSILLAEKLINLAPKGLSKVFYSDNGATAVEISLKMAFQYWQNRGQTGKHSFITMNNAYHGDTIGATSVGAIPLYHQVYKPLLFSPHVIPYPYPYRQGGEEAAVQATLSSLESLLKERAHEIAAMIVEPVVQGASGMIIMPDGCLKKIAELLRAHDVLLIADEVATGFGRTGKMFACEHDGVVPDIMAVAKGLTGGYLPVAATLVTEQIYDAFFADYEEQKTFFHGHSFTGNPLGCSVALANLRLMEERGVVQQVAQKATDLDQLLRQLRDLPHVGDIRQKGLMAGIELVRDKETKEPYHWNERIGVRVCQVAREKGLLTRPLGNVIVFIPPLVSTTEELADMVGILTESIQDVTTGQTEE; encoded by the coding sequence ATGTTAACCAAGGTTGTGATTAGGTTGTTAAATAGTTATGCAGAGCTCTCTGCCAAAAACAAGCAATACGTTTGGCATCCCTTCACCCAAATGAAAGACTACGTCGCACAGGAGCCACTGATTATTGCGAGAGGAGAAGGGATCAGGCTGTTCGATGTGAACGGCAAGGCCTACTACGACGGTTTTTCCTCTGTGTGGTTGAATGTCCATGGCCACAACGTTCCCGAGCTGAATCAGGCGATCACGGAGCAGCTCGACCAGATTGCCCACTCTACCTTGCTCGGCATGGCAAATATTCCCTCTATTCTATTAGCGGAAAAGCTGATCAATCTCGCACCAAAAGGATTAAGCAAAGTCTTTTACTCTGACAACGGGGCAACGGCAGTCGAAATCTCACTGAAAATGGCGTTCCAATACTGGCAAAATCGCGGGCAGACTGGAAAGCATTCGTTTATTACGATGAACAATGCCTATCACGGAGATACGATTGGAGCTACCAGTGTGGGGGCCATTCCTCTCTACCATCAGGTCTATAAACCACTGCTCTTTTCTCCACATGTCATTCCATACCCTTACCCATACAGACAAGGCGGCGAAGAAGCAGCCGTTCAGGCCACATTGAGCAGTCTGGAGAGTTTGCTTAAGGAAAGAGCTCATGAGATTGCGGCGATGATCGTGGAGCCTGTCGTGCAGGGAGCAAGCGGCATGATTATCATGCCAGACGGTTGCTTGAAAAAAATCGCGGAGCTGTTGCGCGCCCATGATGTATTGCTGATCGCAGACGAAGTAGCGACAGGATTTGGACGTACGGGCAAAATGTTTGCTTGTGAGCATGATGGGGTCGTGCCAGACATTATGGCGGTCGCAAAAGGGCTCACGGGAGGGTATTTGCCTGTTGCGGCTACCTTAGTAACCGAGCAGATTTATGATGCATTTTTCGCCGACTATGAGGAACAGAAAACCTTTTTCCACGGACATTCGTTCACGGGAAATCCACTTGGCTGTTCAGTTGCTCTCGCCAACCTGCGTCTGATGGAGGAGCGTGGAGTCGTTCAACAAGTAGCACAAAAAGCAACCGATCTGGATCAATTGCTAAGGCAACTTCGCGATCTGCCCCATGTAGGAGATATCCGACAAAAAGGCTTGATGGCGGGAATCGAGCTGGTTCGGGATAAAGAGACCAAGGAGCCTTATCACTGGAATGAGCGGATTGGTGTGCGTGTTTGTCAGGTAGCGAGAGAAAAAGGGCTTCTGACACGACCGTTGGGCAACGTCATCGTTTTTATCCCACCGCTTGTATCTACTACTGAAGAATTGGCTGACATGGTTGGGATTTTGACGGAATCAATTCAGGATGTAACGACAGGTCAAACGGAGGAGTGA